One window of Nocardia sp. NBC_00508 genomic DNA carries:
- a CDS encoding NUDIX hydrolase codes for MADGRVRQLIDTVAWVRIEDGRILCARPRGKDVFYIPGGKREGGETDIQTLVREIEEELAVALLPETVAHVGTYEAAHGPASAAVVRMSCYTADYRGTLSASSEIEEVAWFRYADRVLVPLVDQLLFDDLVHAGLLR; via the coding sequence GTGGCGGACGGGCGAGTGCGGCAGCTGATCGACACGGTGGCGTGGGTGCGGATCGAGGACGGACGGATCCTGTGCGCCAGACCGCGCGGCAAGGACGTCTTCTATATCCCCGGCGGCAAACGCGAGGGCGGCGAGACCGATATCCAGACGCTGGTGCGCGAGATCGAAGAGGAGCTCGCCGTCGCGCTGCTGCCCGAGACCGTCGCGCACGTCGGCACCTACGAAGCGGCGCACGGTCCTGCGAGCGCCGCAGTGGTGCGGATGAGTTGCTACACCGCCGACTACCGCGGGACGCTGTCCGCAAGCAGCGAGATCGAAGAAGTCGCGTGGTTTCGCTACGCCGACCGTGTCCTCGTTCCGCTGGTCGACCAGCTGCTATTCGACGATCTGGTGCACGCCGGTCTGCTGCGCTGA
- a CDS encoding winged helix-turn-helix transcriptional regulator, giving the protein MRRTSFTDMNCSLAQCLEVVGEWWTLLIVRDALFGVTRFDDFRARLGIARNVLTQRLEHLVDHGVLSREPYQDNPVRYDYRLTPKGRSLWLVVTAMRQWGDEWAAPDGPPVQSLHTGCGHVATIEPVCSACGERVGARDLRPVLGPGAKDPFLLPSG; this is encoded by the coding sequence ATGCGCAGGACGAGCTTCACGGACATGAACTGCTCGCTGGCCCAGTGTCTCGAGGTGGTCGGGGAGTGGTGGACGTTGCTGATCGTGCGCGACGCGCTGTTCGGCGTGACGCGCTTCGACGACTTCCGCGCCCGCCTCGGCATCGCGCGCAATGTGCTGACCCAGCGGCTCGAGCATCTGGTGGACCACGGCGTGCTCAGCCGAGAGCCCTACCAGGACAACCCGGTCCGCTACGACTACCGTCTGACCCCGAAGGGACGTTCGCTGTGGCTGGTTGTCACGGCGATGCGCCAATGGGGCGACGAATGGGCGGCACCGGACGGCCCGCCGGTACAGTCGCTGCACACAGGTTGCGGACACGTGGCGACCATCGAGCCGGTGTGCTCCGCGTGCGGAGAACGCGTCGGAGCCCGCGATCTGCGGCCGGTGCTCGGGCCGGGCGCCAAGGACCCATTCCTCCTCCCGTCCGGCTGA
- a CDS encoding MFS transporter translates to MNSPATEANRPAADFRVVLAIVSVGVLLSSLDLFIVNVALPDMAADFAGAKLSGLSWVLNAYAIVFAALLVPAGRLGDRSSIRTTFLLGLAVFVIGSALCTTAWDVGSLVVFRVIQAVGGALLTPASLGLVLAASPPQRRAAAVRLWVAFGGLGAALGPVLGGILVEFGWRWVFLVNVPIGLVAVVVGLRMLPDPPGDGGRLPDLLGAALLVGTIATFVLALVKGQDWGWSATGVLAAFAAAAILAIAFVVSSARHHSPVVDPALLRAPNFALMTGNAVFFNVAFGAMLLSAVLWAQNVWDWSALRTGLAIAPGPLMVPVVAILAGRLIGRIGAGPVIAAGGIVFAAGMLWWAQAITLQPDYVGGLLGGMVVSGIGVGLTLPTAFAAGTSGLPPHRFATGSAVLSMARQIGLAVGVAVLVAVLGSPVGPAATLDAFRRGWYATAAVAALAGLVGMAARMPGSAAAQPDPVTEPAAT, encoded by the coding sequence GTGAATTCCCCTGCCACGGAGGCGAATCGGCCCGCCGCCGACTTCCGGGTCGTGCTCGCTATCGTCTCGGTCGGCGTGCTGCTGTCGAGCCTGGACTTGTTCATCGTCAACGTCGCTCTGCCGGATATGGCCGCCGACTTCGCCGGAGCGAAGCTCTCCGGACTGTCCTGGGTGCTCAACGCCTATGCGATCGTGTTCGCCGCGCTGCTGGTCCCGGCGGGGCGACTCGGTGATCGCAGCAGCATCCGCACCACCTTTCTCCTCGGACTCGCGGTGTTCGTCATCGGATCGGCGCTCTGCACGACTGCGTGGGACGTCGGGTCGCTGGTGGTGTTCCGCGTGATCCAGGCCGTAGGCGGCGCCCTGCTGACCCCTGCCTCACTCGGCCTGGTGCTGGCGGCGAGCCCTCCGCAGCGGCGCGCCGCCGCGGTGCGGCTGTGGGTCGCGTTCGGCGGGCTCGGCGCGGCGCTCGGGCCGGTGCTGGGCGGAATCCTCGTTGAATTCGGCTGGCGCTGGGTCTTTTTGGTGAACGTGCCGATCGGGCTGGTCGCCGTGGTCGTCGGGCTGCGAATGCTGCCCGATCCGCCGGGCGACGGCGGCAGACTGCCCGATCTGCTCGGTGCCGCCCTACTGGTCGGCACGATCGCCACGTTCGTGCTCGCACTGGTCAAGGGCCAGGACTGGGGCTGGTCGGCGACCGGCGTGCTGGCCGCCTTCGCCGCAGCGGCGATTCTGGCGATCGCATTCGTCGTCTCCTCGGCCCGCCACCACAGCCCGGTGGTCGACCCGGCGCTGCTACGCGCCCCCAATTTCGCGCTGATGACCGGCAACGCGGTGTTCTTCAATGTCGCGTTCGGCGCGATGCTGCTCTCGGCAGTGCTCTGGGCACAGAACGTGTGGGATTGGTCGGCATTGCGCACCGGCCTGGCCATCGCGCCGGGCCCGCTGATGGTACCGGTGGTGGCGATTCTGGCGGGGCGCCTCATCGGCAGAATCGGCGCAGGGCCGGTCATCGCGGCGGGCGGGATCGTCTTCGCCGCTGGCATGCTGTGGTGGGCGCAGGCAATCACCTTGCAACCCGACTACGTGGGTGGCCTGCTCGGTGGCATGGTGGTCAGCGGCATCGGTGTCGGGCTGACGCTGCCGACCGCATTCGCCGCGGGGACCAGCGGATTGCCACCCCACCGATTCGCCACCGGGTCCGCGGTGCTGAGCATGGCGCGACAGATCGGCCTTGCCGTCGGAGTGGCGGTCCTCGTCGCGGTGCTGGGCTCGCCTGTGGGCCCGGCAGCGACGCTCGACGCCTTCCGGCGCGGCTGGTACGCGACAGCAGCGGTCGCCGCGCTCGCGGGCCTGGTCGGCATGGCCGCGCGGATGCCAGGATCGGCTGCCGCGCAACCGGATCCGGTCACCGAACCGGCCGCGACCTGA
- a CDS encoding helix-turn-helix transcriptional regulator → MTALPGGDAKRIHDLAMEIITEKEPVRVWPLLMERLTADLPCDLAVLIDLDWAAGTGHALTGSPDWLHEAPLDALIHSHMRSHPLLRHYARTRDSTPLTMDEVADDRWWKSEAYCAGKEAIGIDRQLALPLDSRPGRIRGVIMSRTRQGFTDRDLEYAQLARSLLNTVEAHESAAFARPIPADPSEYTITPREIAVLTLLSKGLTAHAIGTRLGIKEGTVTKHKENLYRKLGVHDRVAAIRKAQHLGLALPPEPLRGVELPRNSPR, encoded by the coding sequence ATGACGGCTTTGCCTGGGGGAGACGCCAAGCGCATTCACGATCTTGCGATGGAGATCATCACCGAGAAGGAACCGGTACGGGTCTGGCCACTACTCATGGAGAGGCTGACCGCCGACCTCCCGTGCGACTTGGCGGTTCTCATCGACCTGGACTGGGCGGCCGGCACCGGCCACGCCCTCACCGGATCACCCGATTGGCTGCACGAGGCCCCGCTCGACGCACTGATCCACTCGCACATGCGATCTCATCCGCTGCTGCGCCACTACGCGCGGACCCGCGACTCGACACCGCTGACGATGGACGAGGTCGCCGACGACCGCTGGTGGAAGAGCGAGGCCTATTGCGCAGGCAAGGAGGCGATCGGAATCGACCGCCAGCTGGCGCTGCCACTGGACTCCCGTCCGGGACGGATTCGCGGCGTCATCATGAGCCGCACCCGTCAGGGCTTCACCGACCGCGACCTCGAATACGCCCAGCTGGCCCGATCACTGCTCAACACCGTCGAAGCCCACGAATCAGCAGCATTCGCCCGACCGATACCCGCCGATCCGTCCGAATACACAATAACCCCCCGCGAAATCGCAGTACTGACGCTTCTCTCCAAGGGGCTGACCGCCCACGCCATCGGCACCCGACTGGGGATAAAGGAAGGCACGGTGACCAAGCACAAGGAAAACCTCTACCGCAAGCTCGGCGTCCACGATCGCGTCGCAGCGATACGGAAGGCGCAGCACCTCGGCCTCGCGCTCCCGCCGGAGCCACTCCGAGGAGTTGAGCTGCCCCGCAACTCTCCTCGCTGA
- a CDS encoding tetratricopeptide repeat protein, which yields MADSRYEQAKTLRGEGRLAEASAVLTSLLAERPGDVGALYALAVCQLDLGERARARETLRRVIAAHPGHYGAEYQLGRLLQDQGDLAGAAARYRNVLAVNDYADTEARLRQCERAGAVPPVRKMIEQSYVAERGNPGMTLRLRARHILPFGSVATLLSMVFFARPFFAFVDPEATYPLAQLLMLAALLLLMNIALSPITVYIRTRAYTTQLYDYGMDVSTGVFRRSRQFVWYYQITEPPTYVRDAREYLTHTASLLISYNNTATTTVRMKLRGIGSPREVEQMRSYLQSRIPAERLPIRGPWT from the coding sequence GTGGCGGATAGCAGATATGAGCAAGCGAAGACGTTGCGCGGGGAAGGGCGTCTGGCCGAAGCAAGTGCCGTACTGACCTCCCTCCTGGCCGAGCGGCCCGGCGATGTCGGTGCTTTGTATGCCTTGGCCGTGTGCCAGCTCGACCTGGGTGAGCGAGCTCGAGCACGCGAGACGTTGCGCCGGGTCATTGCCGCCCATCCGGGGCACTACGGAGCCGAATACCAGCTCGGCAGGCTTCTGCAGGATCAGGGAGATCTCGCGGGCGCGGCGGCACGGTATCGGAATGTGTTGGCAGTGAACGACTATGCCGACACAGAGGCGCGGTTGCGGCAGTGTGAACGCGCCGGCGCAGTGCCGCCGGTGCGGAAGATGATCGAGCAGTCCTACGTCGCCGAACGCGGCAACCCGGGAATGACCTTGCGCCTGCGCGCGCGGCATATCCTGCCCTTCGGTTCGGTTGCGACGTTGTTGTCGATGGTCTTCTTCGCGCGTCCGTTCTTCGCTTTCGTCGACCCCGAAGCGACTTATCCGCTGGCGCAGTTGCTGATGCTGGCTGCCTTGCTGCTACTGATGAACATTGCGCTGTCGCCGATCACTGTCTACATCCGGACGCGGGCGTACACCACGCAGCTGTACGACTACGGAATGGACGTCAGTACCGGGGTGTTTCGGCGCTCCAGGCAGTTCGTGTGGTACTACCAGATCACCGAACCACCGACCTATGTGCGCGACGCGCGCGAGTATCTCACGCACACCGCCTCGCTGCTGATCAGCTACAACAACACGGCAACGACCACGGTGCGGATGAAGTTGCGCGGGATCGGATCTCCGCGCGAGGTCGAGCAGATGCGGTCCTATCTGCAGTCACGCATCCCCGCCGAGCGTCTGCCGATCCGCGGTCCCTGGACCTGA
- a CDS encoding ester cyclase, with the protein MSSAQEASNKAIFTRFHDAMNTGDPEVISQTIDEIVEPEVLLRIPLPVAATGAHAVKQVWAMLLRVFPDVHVAVQDLIAAGDTVVGRSVVTGTHEGEFMGVAPTGKSVTYNEIFIFRFANGRITEISGVVDGFALMQQLGVVPVRATGVPSAPQL; encoded by the coding sequence ATGTCGTCTGCGCAGGAAGCGAGCAACAAAGCAATCTTCACGCGTTTTCACGACGCCATGAACACTGGGGATCCGGAGGTGATCTCGCAGACGATCGATGAGATTGTCGAGCCCGAGGTGCTGCTGCGCATACCGCTGCCGGTTGCGGCAACGGGGGCGCATGCGGTCAAGCAGGTCTGGGCGATGCTCCTGCGGGTCTTTCCCGATGTCCACGTCGCGGTTCAGGATTTGATCGCGGCCGGGGACACGGTTGTCGGCCGGTCGGTGGTCACCGGGACCCACGAGGGCGAGTTCATGGGTGTGGCCCCAACCGGCAAGTCCGTCACCTACAACGAGATCTTCATCTTCCGCTTCGCCAACGGTCGGATCACCGAGATTTCCGGGGTCGTCGACGGTTTCGCGCTCATGCAGCAGCTCGGCGTCGTCCCGGTCCGAGCGACCGGCGTCCCGTCTGCGCCACAACTATGA
- the frdD gene encoding fumarate reductase subunit FrdD yields MTNRKSLEPLVWLLFSIGGMAAALLVPVLLFLFGLAFPLGWLSAPDHAYLLSVLRHPVTRLVLFGLCVLALFHWAHRFRYMLYDGLRLEQFSGLIILACYGGAVIGSGAAAYFLLSV; encoded by the coding sequence ATGACGAACAGGAAGTCCCTGGAACCGTTGGTGTGGCTGCTGTTCAGCATCGGCGGGATGGCCGCCGCGCTGCTCGTACCGGTGCTGCTGTTCCTGTTCGGCCTCGCCTTCCCGCTGGGCTGGCTTTCCGCGCCGGACCACGCATACCTGCTCTCGGTGTTGCGCCATCCGGTCACCCGGCTGGTCCTTTTCGGGCTCTGTGTGCTGGCTCTATTCCATTGGGCACACCGCTTCCGGTACATGCTGTACGACGGCTTGCGGCTCGAGCAGTTCAGCGGGTTGATCATTCTGGCCTGCTACGGCGGGGCCGTCATCGGCTCGGGAGCTGCCGCGTATTTCCTGCTCTCCGTCTAG
- a CDS encoding fumarate reductase subunit C (part of four member fumarate reductase enzyme complex FrdABCD which catalyzes the reduction of fumarate to succinate during anaerobic respiration; FrdCD are the membrane components which interact with quinone and are involved in electron transfer; FrdAB are the catalytic subcomplex consisting of a flavoprotein subunit and an iron-sulfur subunit, respectively; the catalytic subunits are similar to succinate dehydrogenase SdhAB) encodes MTTTPRLYRKPISTFWWVRRRSYLIFVLRELSSVFIAWFVVYLLLLVNAVSSGSEEYRRFLNWSAGPGMLALNMIALLFVLLHTVTWFHLAPKAMVVRVRSRRVAPAAIVGLHYLLWGLLTAIVMLVVLR; translated from the coding sequence ATGACCACGACACCCCGTTTGTACCGAAAGCCGATCTCCACGTTCTGGTGGGTGCGACGCCGCTCATACCTGATTTTCGTCCTGCGCGAACTCAGCAGCGTGTTCATCGCCTGGTTCGTGGTCTACCTCCTGCTTCTGGTCAACGCGGTCAGTTCAGGAAGCGAGGAGTACCGGCGGTTTCTGAACTGGAGCGCGGGCCCGGGGATGCTCGCGTTGAACATGATCGCCCTGCTGTTCGTGCTTCTGCACACGGTCACCTGGTTCCACCTCGCGCCCAAGGCGATGGTGGTGCGGGTGCGGAGCCGGCGCGTCGCACCGGCCGCGATTGTTGGACTGCACTACCTGCTGTGGGGTCTACTGACGGCGATCGTGATGTTGGTGGTGCTGCGATGA
- a CDS encoding succinate dehydrogenase/fumarate reductase iron-sulfur subunit, whose amino-acid sequence MVDRITLQVARYRPDREDEPVLQSYEVPLRKESTVLDGLNYIKDYLDGTVSYRWSCRMGICGSCGMTVNGEPSLSCATFLTDYAPGPVRVEPLRNFPVIRDLVIEISDFMHKLTEVEPWLIREEHRPLEDGEYLQTPSEMDDYKKYSMCINCMLCYSACPVYALDPEFLGPAAIALAQRYNLDSRDEGAEDRRDVLASAEGVWSCTFVGECTTACPKGVDPAGAIQRYKLTEATQSLRDLLMPWRAR is encoded by the coding sequence ATGGTAGACCGGATAACCTTGCAGGTCGCGCGTTACCGACCGGATCGAGAGGACGAACCGGTACTGCAGTCCTACGAGGTTCCGCTGCGCAAGGAATCGACGGTGCTCGACGGCCTGAACTACATCAAGGACTACCTCGACGGAACGGTCTCCTACCGGTGGTCCTGCCGGATGGGCATCTGCGGTAGCTGCGGCATGACCGTCAACGGCGAGCCAAGCCTGAGCTGCGCCACCTTCCTGACCGACTACGCGCCGGGGCCGGTGCGGGTCGAGCCGTTGCGCAACTTCCCGGTGATCCGGGATCTCGTCATAGAGATCAGCGACTTCATGCACAAGCTGACCGAGGTCGAGCCATGGTTGATCAGGGAGGAACACCGGCCACTCGAGGACGGCGAGTACCTGCAGACACCGTCCGAAATGGACGACTACAAGAAGTACAGCATGTGTATCAACTGCATGCTCTGCTACTCGGCCTGTCCCGTCTATGCGCTCGATCCCGAGTTCCTCGGTCCGGCGGCGATCGCGCTGGCCCAACGCTACAACCTCGACTCGCGCGATGAGGGAGCCGAAGATCGGCGGGACGTTCTCGCGTCGGCCGAGGGAGTATGGTCTTGTACCTTTGTCGGCGAGTGCACCACCGCGTGCCCCAAAGGAGTCGACCCGGCCGGCGCGATCCAACGCTACAAGCTCACCGAGGCCACGCAATCGCTCCGAGATTTGCTCATGCCTTGGCGGGCGCGATGA
- the frdA gene encoding fumarate reductase (quinol) flavoprotein subunit codes for MTTPFHHVVIVGGGGAGLRAAIAIAEHNPRLSIAIVSKVYPMRSHTVSAEGGAAAVAGRDDSIEEHAYDTVSGSDWLCDQDAVEAFVEEAPRELLRLEHWGCPWSRQPDGHIAVRAFGGMTNNRTWFAADKTGFHLLHTLFQTALSYPDIVRYDEWFATTLLVDDGKVCGIVAIELATGRVDTILASAVIVCTGGCGRVYPFTTNANIKTGDGMALAYRAGAPLKDMEFVQYHPTGLPLTGILITEAARAEGGWLLNKDGYRYLQDYDLGTPSPVPVSRSMELGPRDRLSQAFVHELDKGRTIGTPYGPVVHLDIRHLGADLIDTKLPFVRELCSKYQNIDPVRELIPVRPVVHYMMGGIHTDIHGATPLEGLYAAGEVACVSINGANRLGSNSLPELLVFGARAGRAAAEYASTATADQMPAILARGRAERDRLERDLTRHSEGSERIAHIRTEMQETLETSAGIYRDGHSLAEAVDTLRELRDRFGTACLDDHSRAFNTELVAMLELSCMLDVAECIIACALAREESRGAHQRTDFPARNDQRFLAHSVIHREPDGSGRVSYLPVTITRWPPGERVYGR; via the coding sequence ATGACGACCCCTTTTCACCATGTCGTGATCGTCGGCGGGGGCGGCGCGGGCCTACGTGCGGCCATCGCCATCGCGGAACACAACCCGCGGTTGAGTATCGCGATCGTGTCCAAGGTCTATCCGATGCGCAGCCACACCGTCTCGGCCGAGGGTGGGGCCGCCGCAGTCGCCGGTCGCGACGACAGCATCGAAGAGCACGCATACGACACCGTCTCCGGCAGTGATTGGCTCTGTGACCAAGACGCCGTCGAGGCCTTCGTCGAGGAAGCACCCCGAGAGCTGCTCCGGCTGGAGCATTGGGGCTGCCCATGGAGCCGCCAGCCGGACGGGCACATCGCGGTGCGGGCATTCGGCGGCATGACGAACAACCGCACCTGGTTCGCAGCCGACAAGACCGGTTTTCACTTGCTGCACACCCTGTTCCAGACCGCACTGTCCTATCCGGACATCGTCAGGTACGACGAGTGGTTCGCCACAACATTGCTCGTCGACGACGGCAAGGTGTGCGGCATCGTGGCGATAGAACTGGCCACCGGACGCGTCGACACCATTCTCGCCAGCGCTGTCATCGTGTGCACCGGTGGCTGCGGCCGGGTGTATCCGTTCACCACCAACGCCAATATCAAGACCGGCGACGGTATGGCATTGGCCTACCGGGCAGGCGCGCCGCTCAAGGACATGGAGTTCGTCCAGTACCACCCGACCGGCCTTCCGCTCACCGGCATCTTGATCACCGAGGCGGCGCGCGCGGAAGGTGGCTGGCTGCTGAACAAGGACGGTTACCGCTACTTGCAGGATTACGACCTCGGGACGCCCTCTCCGGTGCCGGTGTCGCGAAGCATGGAACTGGGACCACGCGACCGGCTGTCGCAGGCATTCGTGCACGAACTCGACAAGGGCCGGACCATCGGCACACCGTACGGACCCGTCGTCCACCTCGATATACGCCACCTCGGTGCGGATCTGATCGACACGAAGCTACCGTTCGTGCGCGAGCTGTGCTCGAAGTACCAGAACATCGACCCGGTCCGGGAGCTGATCCCGGTTCGCCCCGTCGTCCACTACATGATGGGCGGCATTCATACCGACATCCATGGCGCGACACCACTGGAGGGGCTGTACGCCGCCGGAGAGGTCGCCTGCGTCAGTATCAACGGCGCCAACCGACTCGGGTCGAACTCCCTGCCCGAGCTGCTGGTCTTCGGTGCGCGAGCCGGTCGTGCCGCGGCCGAGTACGCGAGCACGGCCACCGCCGACCAGATGCCGGCGATCCTGGCGCGCGGCCGCGCCGAACGGGATCGGCTGGAACGTGACCTCACGCGACACTCCGAGGGATCCGAACGCATCGCGCACATCCGCACCGAGATGCAGGAGACGCTGGAGACCAGTGCCGGGATCTACCGGGACGGTCACTCCCTGGCCGAGGCGGTCGACACGTTGCGCGAGCTTCGCGATCGGTTCGGCACCGCTTGCCTCGATGACCACAGCCGGGCGTTCAACACCGAACTGGTGGCGATGCTGGAGCTGTCGTGCATGCTCGATGTGGCGGAATGCATCATCGCCTGCGCGCTGGCGCGGGAGGAATCCCGGGGCGCGCACCAACGGACCGATTTCCCCGCCAGGAACGACCAGCGATTCCTGGCTCATTCAGTGATCCATCGAGAGCCGGACGGCTCGGGCCGCGTCTCGTACCTCCCGGTCACGATTACTCGCTGGCCACCCGGCGAGCGCGTATACGGGAGGTGA
- a CDS encoding ABC transporter permease, which yields MSTLDLTPSRSRSRAYWAVADCWNMLRRGLTHYQRQPVNIAWQLGFPILSVLMYGYVFGSAMSVPGGGDYRSFLMPGMFAMTMAFGFVNTASVVVYDATNGVIDRFRSMPMASSAVVSGRGVTDLIVACAELTILMLTALAIGWRPEGGVLRGVSAFGLLLLLRFALIWAGVWLGLLVPNPEAAGGLFAVAFPLTMISSIFVAPQLMPDWLGAIAAWNPISSTVAATRELFGTPVGSGDSWVEQHSLLMAVVWPLILTAIFLPLAVRRFQRLSR from the coding sequence ATGAGTACGTTGGATCTCACCCCGAGCCGCTCGCGGTCGCGCGCTTACTGGGCGGTCGCCGACTGCTGGAATATGCTGCGCCGCGGTCTGACCCACTATCAGCGCCAGCCCGTGAACATCGCCTGGCAACTCGGGTTCCCGATTCTGTCGGTGCTGATGTACGGGTACGTGTTCGGCAGCGCCATGAGCGTGCCGGGCGGCGGCGACTACCGCAGCTTCCTGATGCCGGGGATGTTCGCGATGACGATGGCCTTCGGGTTCGTCAACACCGCGTCCGTGGTCGTCTACGACGCCACCAACGGTGTCATCGACCGCTTCCGCTCGATGCCGATGGCGTCGTCGGCGGTGGTGTCCGGGCGCGGGGTGACCGATCTGATCGTCGCCTGCGCCGAGCTGACCATCCTGATGCTGACCGCCTTGGCGATCGGCTGGCGCCCCGAGGGCGGTGTGCTGCGCGGTGTCTCGGCATTCGGGCTGCTGCTGTTGCTGCGCTTCGCGCTGATCTGGGCGGGCGTGTGGCTCGGGTTGCTCGTGCCCAACCCGGAGGCTGCGGGCGGACTGTTCGCGGTCGCCTTCCCGCTCACCATGATCTCGAGCATTTTCGTTGCGCCGCAATTGATGCCGGACTGGCTGGGCGCCATCGCCGCGTGGAACCCGATCTCGTCCACGGTCGCGGCGACTCGCGAGTTGTTCGGCACCCCGGTGGGCAGCGGTGATTCCTGGGTGGAGCAGCACTCGCTGCTGATGGCGGTGGTGTGGCCGTTGATCCTCACCGCGATCTTCCTACCGCTGGCGGTGCGGCGATTCCAGCGGTTGAGCCGCTGA
- a CDS encoding ATP-binding cassette domain-containing protein codes for MNDFAVLAEGLEKRYGDKRALDGFDLTVRRGTVHGLLGPNGAGKTTAVRILSTLIRLDGGRADVAGLDVARNPHEVRARIGLTGQYAAVDEVLTGRQNLEMFGRLFHLGGRRAKQRATELLERFDLTEAGDRGVGKYSGGMRRRLDLAASMILAPDVLFLDEPTTGLDPRSRGEVWEAVRALVADGTTVLLTTQYLEEADKLASRITVIDHGRAIADDTPDGLKSTVGGDRIEVVAADIADLPAVAKVVARVCDGEPDTDDVELRVSAPVTDRVAALTEVARTLQDEGIDVEDIGLRRPSLDDVFLQLTGHRTTTEEAAR; via the coding sequence GTGAACGATTTCGCGGTCCTCGCCGAAGGACTGGAAAAGAGATACGGGGACAAGCGGGCCCTGGACGGATTCGATCTGACCGTGCGCCGCGGCACGGTGCACGGGTTGCTCGGCCCGAACGGCGCGGGCAAGACCACCGCGGTGCGTATCCTCTCGACGCTGATCCGGCTGGACGGCGGTCGCGCCGACGTGGCCGGGCTGGACGTCGCGCGCAACCCGCATGAGGTGCGGGCGCGCATCGGGCTGACCGGCCAGTACGCGGCCGTCGACGAGGTGCTCACCGGGCGCCAGAACTTGGAGATGTTCGGCAGGCTGTTCCATCTCGGTGGTCGGCGTGCCAAGCAGCGGGCAACCGAACTGCTGGAGCGCTTCGACCTGACCGAGGCGGGGGATCGGGGGGTCGGCAAGTACAGCGGCGGCATGCGCCGCAGGCTCGACCTGGCCGCCTCGATGATCCTGGCACCGGATGTGCTGTTCCTCGACGAACCGACCACCGGTCTCGACCCGCGCAGCCGCGGCGAGGTCTGGGAAGCGGTGCGCGCCTTGGTCGCCGATGGCACCACGGTGCTGCTGACGACCCAATACCTCGAGGAGGCGGACAAGCTCGCGTCCCGGATCACCGTCATCGATCACGGGCGCGCCATCGCCGACGACACCCCGGACGGGTTGAAGAGCACCGTGGGCGGCGACCGTATCGAGGTCGTGGCCGCGGACATCGCCGACCTGCCCGCCGTCGCCAAGGTCGTGGCGCGGGTATGCGACGGCGAGCCGGACACCGACGACGTCGAACTGCGCGTGTCGGCGCCGGTCACCGATCGCGTCGCGGCGCTCACGGAAGTCGCACGCACTCTGCAGGACGAAGGGATCGACGTGGAGGACATCGGCCTGCGCAGGCCCAGCCTCGACGACGTCTTCCTCCAGTTGACCGGACATCGCACCACCACCGAGGAGGCTGCCCGATGA